One segment of Haloplanus natans DSM 17983 DNA contains the following:
- a CDS encoding adenylate kinase family protein encodes MTDDLRVAVTGTPGTGKTTATTLLDAEVIHLNDLIREAGLWSERDDDRDSLVADLDAVREAIGDWSGVAESHLAHHFDADRVVVLRCRPDALADRLRERGADEAKATENAESEALDVILSEAVDRHGLDNVYEIDTTDRTPADVAADIEAVVDGDRAPSAGDVEFTDYI; translated from the coding sequence GTGACCGACGACCTTCGGGTCGCCGTCACCGGCACTCCCGGCACCGGGAAGACGACGGCGACGACCCTGCTCGACGCCGAGGTGATCCACCTCAACGACCTGATCCGCGAGGCCGGCCTGTGGTCCGAACGCGACGACGACCGCGACTCCCTGGTCGCCGACCTCGACGCCGTCCGGGAAGCTATCGGCGACTGGTCGGGCGTCGCGGAGTCCCACCTCGCTCACCACTTCGACGCGGACCGGGTTGTCGTCCTTCGGTGTCGGCCCGACGCCCTCGCCGACCGCCTCCGAGAGCGCGGCGCCGACGAGGCGAAAGCGACCGAGAACGCCGAGAGCGAGGCGCTCGACGTGATCCTCTCCGAAGCGGTCGACCGCCACGGCCTCGATAACGTCTACGAAATCGACACGACCGACCGGACACCCGCCGACGTGGCCGCCGACATCGAGGCCGTCGTCGACGGTGATCGAGCCCCGAGCGCCGGCGACGTGGAGTTCACGGACTACATATGA